The following are encoded in a window of Flavobacterium psychrotrophum genomic DNA:
- a CDS encoding pyruvate dehydrogenase complex dihydrolipoamide acetyltransferase: MAKIITMPRLSDTMTEGTVATWLKKVGDTIKEGDILAEIETDKATMEFEAFDAGTLLYIGIQEGDTAPVDSVLAVIGKEGEDYKALLDGKGGDAPAEEKKEAPKAEEAKAEVKEEKKEEPKAAAPAELPKGVIVVTMPRLSDTMTDGTVATWLKKVGDEVKEGDILAEIETDKATMEFESFNAGTLLYIGVNEGETAPVDSTLAIIGPAGTDVSAFKDGGAPAVAAPKEEAKAEDKKEAAPAKEEAKEDTTEEVATANGGRVFVSPLARKIAKDKGVDLAKVKGSGENGRIVKKDIENYTPAAAAPAPAKEAAPAAKEAAPAKAAAPVYVPSGEVATEEVKNNQMRKVIARRLAESKFTAPEYSLTIELDMDSAIASRNVINAVPDTKVSFNDMVVKACAMALRKHPQVNTQWKEDVTIYNKHISIGVAVAVEDGLLVPVLKFTDNMSLTQIGASVRDLAGKAKNKKLAPAEMEGSTFTVSNLGMFGISEFTSIINQPNSAILSVGAIIQKPVVKNGQIVVGNTMTVTLTCDHRTIDGATGAQFLQTLKQYIENPVTMLA, from the coding sequence TATGGAATTTGAGGCTTTTGATGCAGGTACTTTATTATATATAGGAATCCAGGAAGGCGATACTGCCCCTGTAGACAGTGTTCTTGCCGTTATAGGTAAAGAAGGCGAAGATTATAAGGCACTTCTTGACGGTAAAGGTGGCGATGCCCCTGCTGAAGAGAAGAAGGAAGCTCCTAAAGCTGAGGAAGCTAAAGCTGAGGTTAAGGAAGAGAAAAAAGAGGAGCCAAAAGCGGCTGCTCCGGCTGAACTTCCTAAAGGTGTTATAGTAGTTACTATGCCACGCCTTAGCGATACCATGACTGATGGTACTGTAGCTACATGGCTTAAAAAAGTAGGAGACGAAGTTAAAGAAGGAGATATCCTGGCTGAGATCGAAACGGACAAAGCTACTATGGAGTTTGAATCTTTTAACGCCGGTACATTACTTTATATTGGTGTTAATGAAGGCGAAACTGCTCCTGTAGACAGTACACTTGCTATCATAGGACCTGCGGGAACTGATGTTAGCGCGTTTAAAGATGGTGGTGCTCCTGCCGTAGCTGCTCCTAAAGAAGAAGCTAAGGCTGAAGATAAAAAAGAAGCTGCTCCTGCAAAAGAAGAGGCTAAAGAAGATACTACTGAAGAAGTTGCTACTGCAAACGGAGGCAGGGTATTTGTATCGCCACTTGCTCGTAAAATAGCTAAAGATAAAGGTGTAGACCTTGCTAAAGTAAAAGGATCTGGCGAAAACGGACGTATTGTTAAGAAAGATATTGAGAACTATACTCCGGCTGCTGCTGCACCGGCTCCGGCTAAAGAAGCTGCTCCTGCTGCTAAAGAAGCTGCTCCTGCTAAGGCTGCTGCTCCTGTATACGTTCCGTCTGGTGAAGTTGCTACAGAAGAGGTTAAGAACAACCAGATGCGTAAGGTTATTGCCCGTCGCCTGGCTGAATCTAAATTTACCGCTCCTGAATATAGCCTTACCATAGAACTTGACATGGACAGTGCTATTGCAAGCCGTAATGTTATTAACGCTGTGCCGGATACTAAAGTGTCGTTTAACGACATGGTAGTTAAAGCATGTGCTATGGCGCTACGCAAGCACCCACAGGTTAATACCCAGTGGAAAGAAGACGTTACTATTTACAACAAACACATTAGCATAGGTGTTGCTGTTGCTGTAGAAGACGGCCTTCTTGTACCGGTACTTAAATTTACCGATAACATGAGTCTTACTCAAATTGGTGCTTCGGTACGTGATCTTGCTGGTAAAGCGAAAAACAAAAAACTGGCTCCTGCCGAAATGGAAGGTAGTACGTTTACCGTATCTAACCTTGGTATGTTTGGTATCAGCGAGTTTACTTCAATTATCAACCAGCCTAACTCGGCTATCCTTTCTGTAGGTGCTATCATCCAGAAACCGGTTGTTAAGAACGGACAGATTGTAGTAGGCAATACAATGACGGTAACACTAACGTGCGATCACCGTACTATTGATGGCGCTACAGGGGCACAATTCCTGCAAACGCTTAAACAATACATTGAGAACCCTGTAACCATGCTTGCATAA
- a CDS encoding alpha-ketoglutarate-dependent dioxygenase AlkB family protein: MLDLFNPEPDTSQNLLPKDGTVNYYGHIMPLAKANHYRDVLLNTIEWRNDEAVIFGKLIITKRKVAWYGDRPFEYTYSNTTKHALSWTPELLELKKLAEEVTGETYNSCLLNLYHDGNEGMAWHSDAERDLKKNGAIASLSFGAERKFAFKHKEDKSVVDVFLEHGSLLVMKGTTQTYWLHRLPPTKKVTTPRVNLTFRTITE, from the coding sequence ATGTTAGACCTTTTTAACCCTGAACCCGATACCTCCCAAAACCTACTCCCCAAAGATGGCACCGTGAATTACTACGGCCACATCATGCCATTGGCGAAAGCCAATCATTATCGTGATGTGCTGCTCAATACTATAGAATGGCGCAACGACGAGGCTGTTATTTTTGGTAAGCTCATTATCACAAAACGTAAAGTAGCCTGGTATGGCGACCGCCCGTTTGAATATACCTATAGTAATACTACCAAGCACGCCCTGTCTTGGACACCAGAGCTCTTAGAACTTAAAAAACTGGCTGAAGAAGTTACCGGAGAAACCTATAATTCCTGTCTTTTAAACCTGTACCATGATGGTAATGAAGGTATGGCCTGGCACAGTGATGCCGAAAGAGACCTGAAGAAAAACGGCGCCATTGCCTCACTTAGTTTTGGTGCAGAGCGTAAGTTTGCTTTTAAGCATAAGGAAGACAAAAGCGTGGTCGATGTGTTTTTAGAACACGGCAGTTTGTTAGTAATGAAAGGTACAACTCAAACCTACTGGCTGCACCGCCTGCCACCTACAAAAAAGGTTACAACTCCGCGGGTAAACCTTACATTTAGGACTATAACAGAGTAG
- a CDS encoding M28 family metallopeptidase, producing the protein MKKIFLLALSLGCISISCAQKKKKSADYKVDQKSVEATLKFLSSDELKGRMSGSEGLEKAAVYLEDIFVKNGVKPYFATFKDTLTNYDKATTYNVVGYIEGTDPVLKKEFVVLGAHYDHIGVEANPTGTDSIYNGANDDASGTTAVAEMVNYFGKMKNNKRSVLFCFFSGEEEGLLGSRSLAAKLKKQDFNLYTMLEFEMVGVPMKRDILAYVTGWGTSNMGDKMNEYAGKKLVGYLDVEMKYQLFRRSDNYSFYNEFHKPSQTVCTFDFENFDYYHHVDDEYENMNLASMTSFIQQMVPVIAKMVNAPAGDIVVKK; encoded by the coding sequence ATGAAAAAAATATTTCTTCTTGCCTTATCATTAGGCTGTATTTCGATATCCTGCGCGCAGAAAAAGAAAAAATCTGCTGATTATAAAGTAGACCAAAAGTCGGTAGAGGCTACGCTTAAGTTTTTATCGTCAGACGAATTAAAAGGGCGTATGTCCGGCAGCGAAGGACTTGAAAAAGCAGCCGTTTACCTTGAAGATATTTTTGTGAAAAATGGTGTAAAGCCTTACTTCGCTACCTTTAAAGATACACTTACCAACTATGATAAAGCCACTACCTACAATGTTGTGGGCTATATAGAAGGTACAGATCCTGTACTTAAAAAAGAATTTGTGGTACTGGGTGCACACTATGACCATATAGGGGTAGAGGCAAACCCTACCGGTACAGACAGTATTTATAACGGCGCTAACGATGATGCATCGGGTACTACGGCGGTGGCAGAAATGGTTAATTATTTTGGCAAGATGAAGAATAACAAACGTAGCGTGTTGTTTTGCTTTTTCTCTGGTGAAGAGGAAGGGCTGTTAGGTTCAAGATCGCTGGCTGCCAAATTAAAAAAGCAGGATTTTAACCTATATACCATGCTGGAGTTTGAAATGGTGGGTGTACCCATGAAGCGCGATATCCTGGCATATGTTACCGGTTGGGGTACCAGTAATATGGGGGACAAAATGAACGAGTATGCCGGTAAAAAACTGGTAGGCTATCTTGATGTAGAAATGAAATATCAATTGTTTCGCCGTAGCGATAACTATAGTTTTTATAACGAGTTTCATAAACCATCGCAAACGGTATGTACCTTTGACTTTGAAAATTTTGACTATTACCATCATGTGGATGATGAGTATGAAAATATGAACCTTGCCTCTATGACTAGCTTTATTCAGCAGATGGTACCGGTAATAGCTAAAATGGTTAATGCGCCGGCTGGCGATATTGTAGTAAAAAAATAA
- a CDS encoding SDR family NAD(P)-dependent oxidoreductase: MSKNIIITGTSRGIGLELALQFAAEGHKVLALSRKIPQALLGNENITCLSVDLADEKSLETVLPFIESNFKTVDVLIHNAGALVLKPFGEITAAEFEYIYKVNVFGVAALNRLVLPYMPTGSHVVTISSMGGVQGTMKFAGLSAYSSSKGAVITLSELLAEEYKEKGIAFNVLALGAVNTEMLQEAFPGYEAPLSPKQMADYIFDFALTGNKYFNSKVLQVSSTTP, translated from the coding sequence ATGAGTAAAAATATAATTATTACGGGTACAAGCCGTGGCATAGGCCTGGAGCTTGCCCTGCAGTTTGCCGCTGAAGGTCATAAAGTTCTCGCACTTTCGCGCAAAATACCGCAAGCTTTATTGGGTAATGAAAACATTACCTGCCTTTCGGTAGACCTTGCCGACGAAAAGTCTTTAGAAACTGTATTGCCGTTTATAGAAAGCAATTTTAAAACGGTTGATGTCCTTATACATAATGCAGGGGCTTTAGTTTTAAAGCCTTTCGGCGAAATTACTGCGGCTGAGTTCGAGTATATTTATAAAGTAAATGTATTTGGCGTAGCTGCCCTTAACAGGCTTGTCTTGCCATACATGCCTACGGGTAGCCATGTAGTTACCATAAGTAGTATGGGTGGGGTACAGGGCACCATGAAGTTTGCGGGGCTAAGTGCTTACAGCAGTAGCAAAGGTGCGGTAATAACACTTAGTGAGCTATTAGCTGAAGAATATAAAGAAAAAGGAATAGCCTTTAATGTACTGGCACTAGGTGCGGTAAATACTGAGATGCTTCAGGAGGCATTCCCGGGATACGAAGCACCGCTTTCGCCAAAGCAAATGGCCGACTATATTTTTGATTTTGCCCTTACCGGAAATAAGTATTTTAATAGTAAGGTGTTGCAGGTATCATCTACCACCCCTTAA
- a CDS encoding SprT-like domain-containing protein encodes MTEVLAKYVPEHAVEPAFELIKLYGVHLKIVNERVTRHGDYHRDGAGYHRITVNASLNKYRFFITLIHEIAHLAAFEKYGRNIKPHGDEWKSTFQRLMVPFIRPEIFPSHLLPLIARHFRNPKASSDTDATLSLALKQYDEKDEDKHYIFQVPYGALFRIYNGKIFKKGAQRIKRFECQEVKTGRVYLFNPNAEVELLP; translated from the coding sequence ATGACAGAGGTATTAGCTAAATATGTGCCCGAGCATGCGGTAGAGCCTGCTTTTGAGCTGATAAAGCTGTATGGGGTGCATCTTAAAATTGTAAACGAGCGCGTTACCCGCCATGGCGACTATCATCGCGATGGTGCTGGTTACCATCGTATTACGGTTAATGCCAGCCTCAATAAATATCGGTTTTTTATTACGCTCATACACGAAATTGCACATTTGGCTGCTTTTGAAAAGTACGGGCGTAATATAAAGCCCCATGGCGACGAATGGAAGTCTACATTTCAACGGCTGATGGTGCCATTTATAAGACCGGAAATTTTTCCTTCACATTTGTTGCCACTTATTGCACGCCACTTTCGTAATCCAAAAGCCAGTAGCGATACAGATGCCACATTATCGCTTGCGTTAAAGCAATATGACGAAAAAGATGAAGATAAGCACTATATCTTTCAGGTGCCTTATGGTGCGCTTTTCAGGATCTACAATGGCAAAATTTTTAAAAAAGGCGCACAGCGTATAAAAAGGTTTGAATGCCAGGAAGTAAAAACCGGGCGCGTTTATCTTTTTAATCCAAATGCCGAGGTAGAATTGCTCCCTTAA
- a CDS encoding gliding motility-associated C-terminal domain-containing protein: MPEGSYTVSVTDACGRTAVRTFNVIPPEILQRVVTEAECGSTTGNLSVGLPGRTIATVSITAAPAAYTGPVPDDLSEFINPLGVFVLGNTPLGDYTFFITDTCGDTYTANVTLQPTGATGGVVVIPRPGCEEGKGSVRIYAEGNVDFTSVTIIAAPTAFTENLPYNISSSINQTGNTAGDVYVNSLPEGEYKMRFTDSCGFTQEQTITVTGFHVNSSEVTIIEHCGSFDIDLEYYSTGGYAQSFWLQKYDEATGTWGHPVTGVPYSSGLPDVSNAVPLIVNTVNINNPYVGRFRILKFFYTYGNGTSVNSRCMEPIEEFTFDGGPKIVDAYSFPCDNGLVEVALEVTGVPPFIYSITSKNGDTSFNIDNQGSSLFSGLEPANYNFQVTDSCGNVRNRDFLIREEDPILITPDGFCEGEYSTLTAPGLVSVTYKWYKQGNPGTVLSTAPMLEFTAYNSATQSGTYVLEIKAVNPQSCLNQTLTYNVAPNVIPNAGADGTDSLCNPFTALDLTTYLGTSFDTSGAWTDNDATGALTGGSFNTALVSAGTYHFTYTVNGLCNLMDTATITITLKDTPTAPSLPPIAGVCEGATVILGSLTLPGVSFSWTGPNGFTSIDQNPVLANITLAQAGDYYLTVSAFGCTSPPSKVTVTVSPLPYAGVDGTDTICNTGGNIMLSSYLGATYTTGGTWTDVDGAGSLTGEVFNTAGVSGGIYHFKYSVTNFCNVTDEAIVTLTLNTILAAPVLAPILPVCEGANVTLAAAGTIVPNAIYNWTGPNGFTSNQPNPVIVTASPAASGIYSLIVEVNGCPSPSATVSVVVNANPQFVIDGDAVLCDGQTGLLNVNASNFIGATYKWYLDDVLQPSATTGSVQISETGVYKVEVTTNTCTTTQEFLVSPNTNAFNVELEAGCENERYIIRVSNLDEIQDIASITWEGPDGFNAVGESADITNGATGIYTALITNTDGCSATGNVTVNNSHCFIPKGISPGDGQYNDNFDLSNLDVRHIKIFNRYGMQVYEKANYLNEWYGQSDKGDLPTGTYFYVITLSEGKQVTGWVYLLKRV, translated from the coding sequence GTGCCAGAGGGGTCTTACACAGTATCTGTAACAGATGCGTGCGGACGTACTGCGGTACGTACATTTAATGTAATACCGCCCGAAATTTTGCAGCGGGTTGTAACCGAGGCTGAATGCGGTAGCACTACAGGCAATTTGTCTGTTGGCCTGCCGGGGCGTACTATAGCAACAGTTAGCATAACGGCGGCTCCGGCAGCGTATACAGGGCCTGTGCCAGATGATCTTTCGGAGTTTATTAACCCTCTTGGTGTTTTTGTACTTGGCAATACGCCGCTGGGTGATTATACATTTTTTATTACAGATACCTGTGGAGATACCTATACAGCCAATGTTACATTACAACCTACGGGTGCTACAGGCGGCGTTGTGGTAATTCCACGCCCTGGTTGTGAAGAGGGTAAAGGATCTGTAAGGATATATGCCGAAGGCAATGTAGATTTTACATCAGTTACGATTATAGCAGCACCAACTGCATTTACTGAAAATTTACCTTATAACATTAGTTCAAGCATAAACCAAACGGGAAATACTGCCGGAGACGTTTATGTAAATTCATTACCTGAAGGGGAATATAAAATGCGTTTTACAGACAGCTGCGGGTTTACCCAGGAGCAGACTATAACAGTAACAGGGTTTCATGTGAATTCCAGTGAAGTTACAATTATTGAACACTGTGGATCATTTGATATTGACCTTGAATATTATAGTACGGGTGGGTATGCGCAATCATTCTGGCTGCAAAAGTATGATGAAGCAACCGGTACCTGGGGGCATCCGGTAACGGGAGTACCTTACTCTTCCGGACTTCCAGACGTGAGCAATGCTGTGCCGTTAATTGTAAATACGGTTAACATTAATAACCCTTATGTTGGGAGGTTCAGGATACTTAAGTTTTTTTATACTTATGGTAATGGAACAAGCGTTAATAGCCGTTGTATGGAACCGATAGAGGAGTTTACCTTTGATGGCGGGCCAAAGATAGTTGATGCCTACTCCTTTCCATGTGATAATGGCCTGGTAGAAGTAGCACTGGAGGTTACAGGTGTACCACCTTTTATTTACAGCATTACCAGTAAGAACGGCGATACGTCATTTAACATAGATAATCAGGGTAGCAGCCTATTTTCCGGGCTTGAACCAGCAAATTATAATTTTCAGGTTACAGATAGTTGTGGTAATGTGCGCAACAGGGATTTTCTTATTAGAGAAGAAGATCCCATACTCATTACACCTGATGGCTTTTGCGAAGGCGAATACAGTACGCTTACTGCGCCTGGGCTGGTATCTGTTACTTACAAATGGTATAAGCAGGGTAATCCCGGCACTGTACTTAGTACTGCTCCTATGCTGGAGTTTACCGCATATAATTCTGCAACGCAGTCGGGTACTTACGTTCTTGAAATTAAAGCTGTAAACCCTCAGTCGTGCCTTAACCAGACCCTAACTTATAATGTAGCGCCTAATGTTATACCAAATGCAGGTGCAGATGGTACAGACAGTCTTTGTAATCCTTTTACAGCGCTGGATCTTACAACATATTTAGGGACATCATTTGATACGTCAGGAGCCTGGACGGATAATGATGCTACAGGCGCATTAACGGGTGGCTCATTTAATACAGCTCTTGTATCTGCCGGAACTTATCACTTTACCTATACTGTAAACGGCCTCTGTAATCTTATGGATACAGCTACAATAACCATTACTTTAAAAGATACCCCTACAGCACCAAGCCTCCCTCCAATTGCGGGTGTATGCGAAGGAGCTACGGTTATACTTGGGTCGCTTACTTTACCGGGTGTTTCATTTTCATGGACAGGCCCTAATGGATTTACCTCAATAGATCAAAACCCTGTACTGGCAAATATAACGCTGGCGCAGGCAGGAGATTATTACCTAACTGTTTCGGCATTTGGCTGTACTTCGCCGCCATCTAAAGTTACGGTTACTGTAAGCCCATTACCTTATGCAGGTGTTGACGGAACTGATACAATTTGTAATACAGGAGGCAACATTATGCTTAGTTCTTACCTTGGCGCAACATATACCACAGGTGGCACATGGACTGATGTAGACGGCGCGGGAAGCCTTACCGGAGAGGTGTTTAACACAGCGGGTGTTTCCGGAGGTATATATCATTTTAAGTATTCTGTTACAAACTTTTGCAATGTCACAGATGAAGCTATTGTTACCCTGACGCTTAATACCATATTAGCAGCACCGGTACTTGCACCTATACTTCCTGTTTGCGAAGGAGCAAATGTAACGCTTGCAGCTGCGGGAACAATTGTGCCAAATGCGATATATAATTGGACAGGCCCTAATGGTTTTACATCAAACCAGCCTAATCCGGTTATTGTTACTGCAAGCCCTGCGGCATCAGGTATTTATTCACTAATTGTAGAAGTTAACGGTTGTCCTTCTCCGTCTGCTACAGTAAGTGTTGTGGTAAATGCTAATCCGCAGTTTGTTATTGACGGCGATGCTGTACTGTGCGATGGGCAGACTGGCTTGTTAAACGTAAATGCATCAAACTTTATCGGTGCTACTTACAAGTGGTATCTTGATGATGTATTGCAACCATCGGCTACTACCGGTAGTGTACAGATATCTGAAACAGGTGTTTATAAGGTAGAAGTAACAACAAATACCTGTACAACAACACAAGAATTTTTAGTCTCGCCAAATACCAATGCTTTTAACGTAGAATTAGAAGCCGGTTGCGAAAATGAGCGTTATATAATACGTGTTAGTAACCTTGACGAAATTCAGGACATAGCTTCAATAACATGGGAAGGCCCGGATGGATTTAATGCTGTAGGAGAGTCGGCAGATATTACTAATGGCGCAACGGGTATTTATACAGCCCTGATAACAAATACTGATGGCTGTAGTGCTACAGGAAATGTTACTGTAAACAATTCACATTGTTTTATACCTAAGGGGATATCTCCGGGTGATGGACAGTACAATGATAATTTTGACCTAAGCAACCTTGATGTAAGGCATATAAAGATATTTAACCGCTACGGCATGCAGGTGTATGAAAAGGCCAATTACCTTAACGAATGGTATGGGCAGTCTGATAAAGGCGATTTGCCTACGGGCACTTACTTTTATGTAATTACGCTAAGCGAAGGCAAGCAGGTTACCGGATGGGTATATCTTTTAAAAAGGGTGTAA
- a CDS encoding ABC transporter ATP-binding protein yields MIEVKDIEKAFGEAKVLKGISTTFESGKTNLIIGRSGSGKTVMLKTLLGIHTPDAGTISFDGRIYSELNPDEKRALRTEIGMVFQGSALFDSMSVEENVAFPLKMFTNKRSKDIKDRVNEVLDRVNLKDANKKFPNEISGGMQKRVAIARAIVNNPKYLFCDEPNSGLDPETSIVIDELVQEITKEYNITTVINTHDMNSVLQIGEKIVFLKNGVKEWEGDNEQILETRNKSIVEFVYSSDLFKKVRESLLADEEEHHHHDQNNNNKKA; encoded by the coding sequence ATGATAGAGGTAAAAGACATAGAAAAAGCATTTGGCGAAGCTAAGGTACTTAAGGGTATTTCTACTACATTCGAGTCGGGTAAGACCAATCTTATCATTGGCCGAAGCGGCTCCGGTAAAACAGTTATGCTAAAAACACTGCTGGGCATCCACACACCCGATGCAGGAACCATATCTTTTGACGGCCGTATATACAGCGAACTTAACCCAGACGAAAAACGTGCCCTTCGTACCGAAATAGGCATGGTATTTCAGGGAAGCGCACTATTTGACAGCATGAGTGTTGAGGAAAACGTGGCTTTTCCGCTTAAGATGTTTACCAATAAGCGCTCCAAGGATATAAAAGATCGTGTAAACGAAGTACTGGATCGTGTAAACCTGAAAGATGCTAATAAAAAATTCCCGAATGAAATATCGGGTGGTATGCAAAAAAGGGTTGCTATTGCAAGAGCTATAGTAAACAATCCTAAATACCTGTTTTGTGATGAGCCTAACTCTGGACTTGACCCTGAAACAAGTATCGTAATTGATGAACTTGTACAGGAAATTACCAAAGAGTACAACATAACAACGGTTATTAATACCCACGATATGAACTCGGTATTGCAGATAGGCGAAAAGATCGTATTCCTAAAAAATGGGGTTAAAGAATGGGAAGGCGATAACGAACAGATACTTGAAACCCGAAACAAGTCGATTGTAGAATTTGTATACTCATCAGACCTTTTCAAAAAAGTACGCGAGAGCCTCCTGGCAGATGAAGAAGAACATCATCATCATGACCAGAACAACAATAACAAAAAAGCTTAG
- a CDS encoding MlaE family ABC transporter permease, producing the protein MIKALHQIGKYFLMLKEVFNKPTKWVVMRPLIFKEIDDLITGSMGIVAFISFFIGGVVAIQTALNLTNPLIPKSLIAFATRQSVILEFSPTFLSIIMAGRAGSYITSSIGTMRVTEQIDALEVMGVNSLNYLVFPKIMAFLLYPFVIAVSIFLGIIGGWLAGVYGGFIGSDEFLTGIQREFIPFHIVYAFIKTAIFGFVLATIPSFHGFYMKGGALEVGKASTTSFVWCCVVIILIDYILTQLLLS; encoded by the coding sequence ATGATAAAAGCATTACATCAGATAGGCAAGTACTTCCTTATGCTAAAAGAGGTATTTAACAAGCCAACCAAGTGGGTGGTTATGAGGCCTCTAATTTTTAAAGAAATCGACGACCTCATTACCGGATCTATGGGTATCGTTGCCTTTATATCGTTCTTTATAGGCGGTGTTGTTGCCATACAAACGGCACTAAACCTTACAAATCCGCTTATTCCTAAATCGCTGATTGCATTTGCCACCAGGCAGTCTGTAATATTAGAGTTCTCTCCTACATTCCTTTCCATCATCATGGCAGGGCGTGCAGGTTCATACATTACATCGAGCATAGGTACCATGCGCGTAACAGAGCAGATAGACGCACTAGAGGTTATGGGTGTTAACTCGCTCAATTACCTTGTTTTCCCTAAAATCATGGCCTTTTTACTATATCCATTTGTAATAGCCGTATCTATATTTTTAGGCATCATAGGCGGATGGCTTGCAGGGGTTTATGGAGGCTTTATAGGTAGCGACGAATTTTTAACCGGTATTCAAAGAGAATTCATTCCTTTTCATATAGTATATGCCTTTATTAAAACAGCCATATTTGGGTTTGTGCTTGCTACAATTCCATCATTTCATGGTTTTTATATGAAAGGTGGCGCGCTTGAGGTAGGTAAAGCCAGTACAACATCATTTGTATGGTGCTGCGTGGTAATTATCCTTATTGACTACATATTAACCCAACTACTACTAAGCTAA
- a CDS encoding glycosyltransferase → MKYYTIIPAHNEEAFMGVTLESLAAQTILPAKAVVVNDNSTDRTAAIVQEFAAKYPWISLVNKDSQAIHLPGSKVIQAFNAGYATVDEEYDIIVKLDADLILPPDYFETVLDAFKADEKVGMAGGFAYIEKNGNWVIENLTDKDHIRGAFKAYRKDLFKQMGGLRTAMGWDTADELIAKFYDWKVVTIERLKVKHLKPTGANYNKAARYKQGEAFYTLGYGFVITAIAGAKLAMRKKKPLLFVDYINGFLKAKREGKALLVSAEQAKFIRKYRWKKMKQKLF, encoded by the coding sequence ATGAAATACTATACAATAATACCCGCGCACAACGAGGAAGCCTTTATGGGCGTAACCCTTGAGTCGCTTGCGGCACAAACCATACTCCCTGCAAAAGCAGTGGTGGTAAACGATAATTCTACCGACAGGACTGCTGCCATAGTGCAGGAGTTTGCCGCAAAATACCCGTGGATATCATTGGTAAACAAAGATTCGCAGGCCATACACCTGCCCGGCAGTAAGGTTATACAGGCTTTTAATGCCGGTTATGCTACCGTAGACGAAGAGTATGACATCATTGTAAAGCTGGATGCCGACCTTATACTCCCTCCCGATTATTTTGAAACGGTTCTTGATGCATTTAAGGCCGATGAAAAAGTGGGCATGGCAGGTGGCTTTGCTTATATCGAAAAAAATGGCAACTGGGTAATCGAGAACCTGACTGATAAAGACCACATTCGCGGGGCATTTAAAGCCTACCGTAAAGATTTGTTCAAACAAATGGGCGGCCTGCGTACTGCCATGGGCTGGGACACCGCCGATGAGCTTATCGCAAAATTCTATGACTGGAAAGTAGTTACCATAGAGCGCCTTAAAGTAAAGCACCTAAAACCTACGGGAGCCAATTATAATAAAGCAGCACGCTACAAACAGGGCGAAGCATTTTACACCTTGGGCTATGGTTTTGTAATAACAGCCATTGCAGGTGCCAAGCTTGCCATGCGAAAAAAGAAGCCTTTATTATTTGTAGATTACATAAATGGTTTCCTTAAGGCTAAGCGCGAAGGCAAAGCACTTTTAGTATCTGCCGAGCAGGCAAAATTTATTAGAAAGTACCGCTGGAAAAAGATGAAACAGAAGCTTTTTTAA